In the Paenibacillus thermoaerophilus genome, one interval contains:
- a CDS encoding zf-HC2 domain-containing protein, with product MTRADPNHGSREMWEAYVRGELPESERDALERHLETCGECLERYVEALESLELPPMPPQWLDGLADRIVASIEAMPRAGAGPAAERMEEAARHSGAKASEPTQAPSARTARPAAARKARRQERRRRGWLAHPAAPYAIAAAITMLLIGSGAMNGLAGRLAELDAAVVASPQPPAGPGEPGQPASGYGGSWSQGLMDKTVSWLAELQTTRFR from the coding sequence ATCCGAATCACGGCAGTCGGGAAATGTGGGAAGCTTATGTGCGCGGCGAGCTGCCGGAATCCGAGCGGGATGCGCTGGAGCGCCATTTGGAAACATGCGGAGAATGTCTGGAGCGGTATGTGGAGGCCTTGGAAAGTTTGGAGCTTCCGCCGATGCCGCCGCAATGGCTGGACGGGCTGGCCGACCGGATCGTCGCGTCGATCGAGGCGATGCCCCGGGCCGGAGCCGGTCCGGCGGCGGAGCGGATGGAGGAAGCGGCCCGGCATTCCGGGGCGAAGGCGTCCGAGCCGACGCAAGCGCCATCGGCGCGGACCGCGCGTCCTGCCGCCGCCCGGAAAGCCCGGCGTCAGGAGCGACGCCGCCGCGGCTGGCTGGCCCATCCGGCCGCGCCTTACGCAATCGCGGCGGCCATCACGATGCTGCTGATCGGCAGCGGCGCGATGAACGGCCTGGCCGGCCGGTTGGCGGAACTGGACGCGGCGGTGGTCGCCTCGCCCCAACCGCCGGCCGGGCCTGGGGAGCCGGGCCAACCGGCCTCGGGCTACGGCGGCTCCTGGTCGCAAGGCCTGATGGACAAAACCGTATCCTGGCTGGCCGAACTCCAGACCACGCGATTCCGATAA